CACGTCACGGACGGTGACGAGGTGCTCCAACCCCGTGTGCGCCACGAGCATCACGTCGGCGTCCGGGGCGGCGTCGAGGGCCGCCAGCAGGCCACCGGGCTGGGGTGCGAGCACGTGCTGCATCCCCTCGGCACGCTCGGCCATGCCGTGCAGGCCCTTCTCCCGCAGGCGGGCGATGCGGGTGTGGCGGCGGCGGGGGGTGAAGTTGCCGCCCTCCGGGAAGATCACGAACGCGTCGTCCTCGTCGAGGTCGGCGGCCAGGCCGGCGATCGCCTGCTCGACGTCGGCGTCGCCTGCGGAGATGAAGCGGCTCGGCACACGGTTGAGCAGCGTGTCCACCATGGGGTCCCAGGCCAGGGTCTCCTTGAGGACGACGCGGGGCTCGCGGTCGTACCAGTGCAGCAGGGCGTACATCAGCACGAACGAGTCGCCCGGCCCCGCGTGTCGGCAGCAGACCAGCAGCGGGTCGCCGGGCCGCGCGTCGGGGGTCGGCCCCTCGGTGCTGATCTTGAGCCGCAGGACCCGGCGGCACTCGCGGAAGAACACCACGAGATACCACCGCGCCAGGACGTAGTGGGCGCGCTCGAAGCGTGGCCCGTGCAGCTTCCACCCCAGGCCCGAGGCGATCCACAAGCCGAACAGCGCGACCAGCATGAGGCTCTCCAGCACCGCCTGGACGACCGCGATCCACAGCAGCCGCAGCGGACGCCACTGCCCGGGCACGAACGGCGACAGCGCCGCGGCCGCGAGCAGGGCCACCGGCACGAACCCCAGGAGCAGCACGGTCAGCCCGACCACGAGGCTGCCGGTCACGGCGCGGCGCGCCCCCCGCACCCACCAGCGCGGCGACCAGGTCGGGACGTAGCGCTCGGTCACAGCGACCGCTCCAGGTAGGCCCGCGAGGCGTCGTACGCCCGGGTGATGCGGTCCGTGACCCCGCCGAAGCGGCGGTAGGCCAGCAGGGAGTCGTCGGCGGCCGACCCGCCACCGGACGGCATCACGTGGGCCTCGACGTGGTCGGGCAGCTCGGCGAGCTCGCGGTGGAAGCGGTGCCGGCGCGCGATCTCGAACGAGACCCGGGCGACCTCCCACGGCCGCCGCGGCAGGGTGAGCGGGCGCTCGACCCGGCCGACCTGGAGCACGAAGACCCGGTCCGCCCCGAGCGCCACCGCCCGGCCCAGCGGGATCGAGTTCACGATGCCGCCGTCGAGGTAGTGCTCACCGTCCACCTCGGCCGGCTCCAGGAGACCGGGGACGGCGGCCGAGGCCATCACCGCGTCGACCACCCGGCCCTCGGTGAACCAGTGCTCCGCGGCGCGCTCGATCGAGGCGGCGCAGCACTGGAAGGGGACGAGCAGGTCGCCGAACGTGCGCTCCCCCAGCTCGGCCTCGATCCGCCTGCGCAGCGGGGCGCTGGAGTGCAGGTGGGTGCCGGTGCTGACCGCCCGCCGGACCTGCCGGAGCACGCCGTCGGGGTAGATCTCCTCGCTCGTGGCGGCGCGCCACAGCTCGGTGAGCCGTCGGACCACCTCGTCGCCGGGGTACGCCGCCACGAGCGCGCCGTTGAGGGCACCCACGCTCGTGCCGAGCACCAGGTCGGGCTGGACGTCGGCCTCCAGCAGCGCCTGGAGCATGCCCACCTCGGCGGCACCGAGCACACCACCACCACCGAGCACGAAGGCTGTCGTCATGGCCCCACGCTAGGTGACCGGTCGAACCGGGCGGCTTGGTCTGGGCCCACCCACGCGGTATCCATGACTCGTGCAAGGGCAATGGCGCACCACCGTGGTCGGCCAGCTCGCGCGGCTGCGCCTGCGCGGGCGCTCGGGCACGCTGTGGTCGCTGCGGATCACGGTGGCCGCGGTCGCGAGCTACGTCGTGGCGCTGGCCCTGTTCCCCGGCTCCACCCCGCTGCTCTCGCCGCTGACCGCCATGCTCGTCGTGCAGGTGACGCCGTGGAGCCTGCTGGCCAGCGGGATCGACCGGGTCGTCTCGGTGGTCCTCGGCGTCTCCGTCGCGATCGGGGTCTCCGCGCTGGTCCCGCTGACGTGGTGGAGCCTCGGGGTCGTCATCCTGGTCTCGCTGCTGCTCGGCCAGGTGCTGCGGCTGCGCCACAACCTGCTCGAGGTCCCGATCAGCGCCATGCTCGTGCTGGGGGTGGGCTCGCTGGCCACCGAGTCCGCGGCCAGTGACCGGGTCCTGGAGACGTTGGTCGGAGCCGGGGTCGGGGTGGTGGCCAACCTGGCGTGGCCGCCCAAGGTCGCCAGCGCGGACGCCGGGACGGCGATCGACGACATGGCCAACTCGCTGGCCGACCTGCTCCGCGGCGCGGCCGGCGACCTGGAAGGCTCCGACGGCTCCCCCGAGGACCTGGTGCGCCTGACCGACCGGTTCCTGGGGCAGGTCCGGCAGGTGACCCACCGGATCCCCGACGCCGGGTCGGCCCTGCTGCGCGCGGAGCAGAGCCGTCGCCTCAACGTGCGTGCCGTGGGCAAGGCCGACCGGGGCCCCGGCCTGCGCCAGGGGCTGGAGGCGCTGGAGCACAGCGCGGTGTCGATCCGCGGACTGCTGCGGGCCTTCGCCGACGCCGCCGCCTTCCTGGCTGCCGACGACACCACCTCGACCGACCCCGGCCTGCGCAGCACCGGAGCCCGGGTGTGCCGCGTGCTCGCGGACGCCGTCGACGCGTTCGGCCAGACCGTGGCCGACGACGCGATGGGCTCCGCCGAGGACAGCACGCGCAGCCTCACCGCCCTCCGCACCCGGGTCACCGAGCTGCGCGAGCTCCACCTGGAGCTCCAGGCCCGGATGGAGACCACCACCGACCCGGCCATGGTGGAGCTGGTGGCCTACACCACGGCGACGGTCCGCCGTCTGATCCGCGAGCTCGACCCCGACGAGCGGCTGCGCCGGCAGCTGCGGCTGCGCCGGGCCCAGCGGCCCGTGGCCCCCCGCCTGCGCCACCGCGACCCGCCCTCCGGACCCCTCGGGGAGGTCGGCGAGGACTCCCCCACCACGGTGTTCCACCCCCGGCTGAGCAAGCCCCGCCCGCCCGACTGACCCCGGCGGGGAGCAGACGACAGCGCCTCAGCCGCCGAAGGCGTGGGTGGCCGTGCAGCCGCCGTCGGCGACGAACTCCGCGCCGGTCGAGAACGAGCTCTCGTCGCTGGCCAGGAAGACGTACATCGGCGCGAGGTCCTCGGGCACGCCCACGCGCTTGAGCGGCACCCGGCTCGCGCCCCACTCCATGCCGGCGTCGCCGGCGTAGCCGCGGGTCATGCCGGTGTCGATCATGCCGGGGTGCACCGAGTTGACCCGGATGCCCTTCGGGCCCAGCTCCATGGCCGCGGCCTTGGTCATGCCGCGGATCGCGAACTTGGTGCCGGTGTAGGCCACGAGCGTCGCCATGCCGGCCAGGCCCTCCACCGACGAGGTGTTCATGATCGAGCCGCCGCCGTTGGCCGCCATCACGGGCGCGACCGTCTTCATCCCGAGGAAGCAGCCGCGCACGTTGATCGAGAAGATCCGCTCGAAGTCCTCCAGCGGCATCGTCGTGAGGTCGGCGAACGCCAGGATGCCGGCGTTGTTGACCAGCGTGGTCACCGGCCCGAACGCCTCGGTCGCCGTGGCCACGCAGGCCTGCCAGCTCTCCTCGTCGGAGACGTCGTGGTGGACGAAGACCGCGGCCTCGCCCAGCTCGTCGGCCAGCAGCTTGCCCGCGTCGTCGGCGATGTCGGCGACCACGACCCGGGCGCCCTCGGCCACGAAGTGGCGGCAGATCGCCGCCCCCTGGCCCTGCGCGCCACCGGTCACGATCGCGACCTTGCCGGCCAGCCGGCCGCCCTGTCGGTTGGGTCCCCCGTTGCCCGTCACGTCCTCAGACCTCCAGTCGCATGATGCTGTCAGCGGCGAAGCAGATCGCCGGGTCACGGTCGGAGAAGTAGCTTCCGACCTGCTTGTCGAGGTCGGCCAGGTCCCAGGTCGACCCGGAGGCGTCGAAGCGTTGCTCGACCGTGGGCGCCGCGACCAGCGCGACCATCCCGCCGTACACCACGAAGACCTGGCCGCTGATCGCCTGCGCGGCGGGCGAGGCGAGGTAGGCCACCAGGGGCGCGACGTGGGCGGGCGAGAGCGGGTCGACCTCGGCCCCGGAGTCGTCGGTCTCGCCGAAGACCCCGGCGGTCATCGCCGTGCGGGCCCGGGGGCAGATCGCGTTGGCGGTCACCCCGACCCGGCCCAGCCCGCGCGCCTCCGACAGGGTCAGCGCGGTGATGCCGGCCTTGGCGGCGGCGTAGTTGGGCTGGCCCGGGGAGCCGGAGAGGAACGCCTCGCTGGAGGTGTTGACGATCCGGCCGTACGTCGGGGCGCCGGTCTCCTTGGCCACCGCGCGCCAGTGGGAGGCGGCGTTGCGGGCCAGCAGGAAGTGGCCGCGCAGGTGGATGCGGATGACGGTGTCCCACTCCTCGTCGGACATGTTGAACAGCATCCGGTCGCGGGTCACCCCTGCGT
This genomic window from Nocardioides marmoribigeumensis contains:
- a CDS encoding 3-oxoacyl-ACP reductase, with the protein product MSDLSLDGRVAVVTGAGAGLGRAEAEALAQAGAHVVLNDLPGAADEAVDAIRAAGGSAEAVAGDVGERSTADALLAATAEARGRLDIVVNNAGVTRDRMLFNMSDEEWDTVIRIHLRGHFLLARNAASHWRAVAKETGAPTYGRIVNTSSEAFLSGSPGQPNYAAAKAGITALTLSEARGLGRVGVTANAICPRARTAMTAGVFGETDDSGAEVDPLSPAHVAPLVAYLASPAAQAISGQVFVVYGGMVALVAAPTVEQRFDASGSTWDLADLDKQVGSYFSDRDPAICFAADSIMRLEV
- a CDS encoding 1-acyl-sn-glycerol-3-phosphate acyltransferase, producing the protein MTERYVPTWSPRWWVRGARRAVTGSLVVGLTVLLLGFVPVALLAAAALSPFVPGQWRPLRLLWIAVVQAVLESLMLVALFGLWIASGLGWKLHGPRFERAHYVLARWYLVVFFRECRRVLRLKISTEGPTPDARPGDPLLVCCRHAGPGDSFVLMYALLHWYDREPRVVLKETLAWDPMVDTLLNRVPSRFISAGDADVEQAIAGLAADLDEDDAFVIFPEGGNFTPRRRHTRIARLREKGLHGMAERAEGMQHVLAPQPGGLLAALDAAPDADVMLVAHTGLEHLVTVRDVWRELPMDKEILMRWWRVPRAEVPTDRDERIDWLFSWWEDIDRWVDENRPRDLEPLRLRVRRRSTR
- a CDS encoding patatin-like phospholipase family protein — encoded protein: MTTAFVLGGGGVLGAAEVGMLQALLEADVQPDLVLGTSVGALNGALVAAYPGDEVVRRLTELWRAATSEEIYPDGVLRQVRRAVSTGTHLHSSAPLRRRIEAELGERTFGDLLVPFQCCAASIERAAEHWFTEGRVVDAVMASAAVPGLLEPAEVDGEHYLDGGIVNSIPLGRAVALGADRVFVLQVGRVERPLTLPRRPWEVARVSFEIARRHRFHRELAELPDHVEAHVMPSGGGSAADDSLLAYRRFGGVTDRITRAYDASRAYLERSL
- a CDS encoding glucose 1-dehydrogenase; protein product: MTGNGGPNRQGGRLAGKVAIVTGGAQGQGAAICRHFVAEGARVVVADIADDAGKLLADELGEAAVFVHHDVSDEESWQACVATATEAFGPVTTLVNNAGILAFADLTTMPLEDFERIFSINVRGCFLGMKTVAPVMAANGGGSIMNTSSVEGLAGMATLVAYTGTKFAIRGMTKAAAMELGPKGIRVNSVHPGMIDTGMTRGYAGDAGMEWGASRVPLKRVGVPEDLAPMYVFLASDESSFSTGAEFVADGGCTATHAFGG
- a CDS encoding FUSC family protein, with translation MQGQWRTTVVGQLARLRLRGRSGTLWSLRITVAAVASYVVALALFPGSTPLLSPLTAMLVVQVTPWSLLASGIDRVVSVVLGVSVAIGVSALVPLTWWSLGVVILVSLLLGQVLRLRHNLLEVPISAMLVLGVGSLATESAASDRVLETLVGAGVGVVANLAWPPKVASADAGTAIDDMANSLADLLRGAAGDLEGSDGSPEDLVRLTDRFLGQVRQVTHRIPDAGSALLRAEQSRRLNVRAVGKADRGPGLRQGLEALEHSAVSIRGLLRAFADAAAFLAADDTTSTDPGLRSTGARVCRVLADAVDAFGQTVADDAMGSAEDSTRSLTALRTRVTELRELHLELQARMETTTDPAMVELVAYTTATVRRLIRELDPDERLRRQLRLRRAQRPVAPRLRHRDPPSGPLGEVGEDSPTTVFHPRLSKPRPPD